One genomic window of Hemitrygon akajei chromosome 1, sHemAka1.3, whole genome shotgun sequence includes the following:
- the LOC140732192 gene encoding uncharacterized protein: protein MMKQRKRQESLGKLGLSNQATSETKHKIPYNMLHGLNLNKATDKKNSLSTNHSAINDIDNQSEEFLSVNNYEDQRQTASSVSYQGNKNEWKEITPKKPVKLAPLELSEDIRKAQLEKLKDVQLKAEKALEKLATNGEICVENHPRKVRNLRQLENLEKIRQAEYALLENSKSSQSLKQQASFLPAKIPDSIINQKFGEKVLPNKLLVPITKSVIKSDGSPEPTHQAFKGRLRKGYEGEASCRSNPLNPF from the exons atgatgaaacaaagaaaaaggcAGGAATCATTGGGAAAGCTG GGACTCTCAAACCAAGCAACATCAGAAACCAAACACAAAATTCCGTACAATATGCTACATGGTCTCAACCTCAACAAGGCAACAGACAAGAAGAACTCACTCAGTACCAATCACTCAGCAATTAATGATATTGATAATCAAAGTGAAGAATTCTTATCTGTCAATAACTATGAGGACCAAAGACAAACAGCATCATCGGTGTCGTATCAAGGAAATAAGAATGAATGGAAAGAAATTACTCCTAAAAAACCAGTTAAGCTGGCTCCATTAGAACTATCTGAAGATATTAGGAAAGCTCAGCTTGAAAAGCTCAAAGATGTTCAACTCAAAGCAGAGAAGGCTTTAGAAAAACTGGCTACCAATGGAGAAATCTGTGTGGAAAACCATCCGAGAAAGGTGAGAAATCTTAGACAACTGGAGAACTTAGAAAAAATCAGGCAGGCTGAATATGCATTACTAGAAAACTCAAAATCTTCGCAGTCTCTCAAGCAGCAAGCATCATTTCTTCCTGCCAAGATCCCAGATTCCATTATCAACCAGAAATTTGGAGAAAAAGTGCTTCCAAATAAACTCTTGGTTCCTATTACCAAATCTGTGATTAAATCTGATGGAAGTCCTGAACCAACACATCAAGCTTTCAAAGGGAGATTAAGAAAAGGCTATGAAGGTGAAGCAAGTTGTAGGTCTAATCCCTTGAATCCATTCTGA